The DNA window CCCTAATGTGGCTCTTGTACGGTATATGATGGCTATCGGTACTTTGGATTATCTTTCATAATGGCATATGTGGTTAATTTAGAATGAAAGATAAGGGACTTATATTAGATTTTTTTCATAATGGTGACTTAGATATAGATTTATAAGGTTACCTTGGAGTATTTTCATAATGGTATAGGTGAGtggttttcaaaaaaaaatgatCCAATAACTATTATCACCATTGACTATTAAATTCTATATAATTGATAGCCAAATGTTTCTGGATTTTGTTTGAATTTCAAGGATTCGTCGTTTTTCTAGGGTGTCTCATGAGAAGTGATATGGATGCTCCAACCACCAATTGTTAATAGTAATTAAGATGGCTATGGTCGTCGCTGTGTACTTTCTATTGTGCCACTTGGGTATACTCATCGAAAAATCAATCGAGTTTGTTGGTTGAAATAGCAGGGTTACGATACCACAAGTTGGAAGTCCCTTTTTATACCATTCATTGATTCCAAAGGTATGTAAAAATGTTAAGTTTGGAAATAAAGTGATCAATAAAAGATCAAAAGTATTTTTTTAGGGCATGATGCATGGAAAAATTGTTGGCCAGGTATGAAGTTAGTAAATGAATCCGCAAGTAATTTGGCCAGGTACTCACGAACTAAAACGGACACATCATGGGCCAGGTACCTGGCCAAATTCTGTGAGTACCAAAGAAAAAACTTCTGTGTGTACTAACGGACATATGGCCAGGTACTCACGAAATAATGGCCGGGCTAAATTAATAAATTTCAAGTTAGGCAGTTAGCTAAGCGTGATAAGGAGATTACCTTACCAAGGGTTGTGGTGGACATCAGATAGCTATATGGACGGCCAGCATTGACTTGCACATGCACAATAACCAGGAAAAAAATCTTTTGGAGCCGGGATGTTTTTCTCTGGATTGGTGTGTGTTTTTCCCTGTTTTTCCGTTTCATTTACATTCTGATTCCTAGCATTCTAAACACATGACCAAATCACAAAATAACATGTATATCAAACACCAGCAATGGACAGCTTGGAATTTATTTTTTTCGAACACACAGGAGAGATGtgtatctttgtattaagagAGGAAAAGAGTGATCCAATTACAACCACCTCACCTTGGACAAGAATGAGAGCTGTAAGGGTATCTGTGAAAGCTATTACAGAAAAAGGATGAAACAAAGGACCTACCTGGGTCCAAGGCAGGTCTGTCTCCAAAGACAGCTTGGAAATGTCAAGAGAAAGACCGCCAGAGGTAGGCTAAATGCGTGACATGATGTGTCGATTAGCATGAACCAAGTAGACATGTAGCACCTGCAGCCACGAGAAAATGTGTTATGTTCCACAAAATCTTACATACGGGAAGAGTGCATCAACACTAATTCTGACAAAGCACTGAACTCAAGAAATTATACTCTGCATATATACTTAAATGCAATTGTCATCAGAGTAATATTCTATGCCAAAGTTTTTTTCCTTGAACATGATTCTATGCTAAAGTTAGAAAGAGTATGTCTTAAGGTTGAGGATTTAGAGTGCAGATGGTCATGTGTAGTGTCTGTTAGGCTTGGGCCCTAGAGGAGAAGGCACATACATTTGCTATCCAAAGTATTTTAATTTTATTTTAGACTCAAGTCTTTTAAAATATTGGGAACACAGTACATGTGCTTGTTGCCAACTTTGTGCATCTGAATCTTGTAGTGTATATTAATTAGCTAGATATTATTATAAATTGTGCATCTGAAGCAACACAAACATTATGGTTCGCTAGACTAATTAGTTTGGAGCGGGTTGTGTTGCTAGTGCCCAAATGTTGGTCAGAAAAGCCAAAGTCGGGAGGTTGTTGATATTTCCTTTCACCCATCAAAGGTTGTTTTCGGCCTGAGGTTGTACCCTTCATATATTCCAACTTCcaattgggtagttgcatgacTTATGGTGATTGATGAGCATACCAATCAATGGTGCAAGGATACTTATATTTCAAAAGTAACACATTTGTCCTCAACTGAATAAAAAATATTGATATTCAAGTTGGTCCTTTTTACATGTAGGGAAAGTTAATTTTAAGAGAAAGTGAATATATCGATGGCATATACAGTACTGAAGATAAACGCGACGGGTACTTATATTTTTGGATGAAAGGAATAGATAACTATCGATGTATGAGATGTCATCCTATCAATCAATGAACTCATTGCATGCTCTCAGAAAATTGCCATATTAATTAGAGACAATAAACTGAAGAAAAACATCTAGATGTAAAATGGAAAAATATTGAGTTCCTATCTTATCTTTCCTTATCGTCTATGTAGTGCCTTTATTGAGTTGCCATATGTCTATGTCGTACCTTTATTTGTCATCTCGCAAGCCTTGTAAACGATCGGGTGGTTCATGATGTCACTGAATTATTGGTGGATTAACAAATGAAACACGTTCCTACCACATGTGTCAACCTGAGAAACCAAGAGAAATCCCCTTACGCAAGAACAGGACTGCAGGAGCAAGAGAAGGAATCACCATTAGTGTTGGGTGATCAAAATCCATGCGTGTCGCACACTCGAGATGGCGGCATTACACTTCTTTGCTTCTCATGGATGGTCATTTAGATTGCGAATTTGTTCTTGAGTTGGACCTTTATTTTCATAAGAAATTTTTTTTTGAGATGGTGTAGCGGTTGGCTACTACTTGTAATAAGTGTGGACTGTTTCCTCCTCTTTGAGGAGGTTGAAGCCAGAATTTTCTCCATTATCTAAAAAAAAGCGTCTGCAATTTTTCTACAGGATGTCTCACTTCCTATTTTGAATTGTCTAAAATTGACCGCGGCCAGTAGCACATTTGTCTTGCTCTGCATGAAACAAAAAATCTCTTCAAGTTGGTCCATCCAAAGGCAAGACGAAACATCACATTCGAAATATAAGTTTTAGCCAGGCAAGAGTTTGGCTAGTACTCGCCAAATAGAAAAACTGCAAGACTTTTGGCCTAACATATTGTTTTAGCCATGTACGAGTTTGGCAAGTGCTACAAGACTTGTTGGCAAACTTTCCACCACATTATTACACCTACAAAGATAATCCGACAGGAGGGAATTGTTTTTTCTTTGCCTTAAACAACGACTTACATTTACAGGTAATTATTCTTTCATTAGTATACGGCATGCCCATTAGCAACGCGAGATGCATATGGTGACTTGTCAAtcgcaatatatatatatatatatatatatatatatatatcagcACTGTCCCTTAGAGGTGCTTATTAAAGAACCGTGGTGTCTGTGTGTGTTTGTATTCATGCCACTGTGTTTTATTTAGAGAACCGTTAAATATTTAAATATACAAAGAGTTTGGTTTTGAAAGAGGATGTATGTCTAAGTAACTTAGATGCTTTACTTCTAGCAAGCGTATTTTACTTCACTAACGTATATGTAACGCGTCCCGTAAGGTCTCGCGCACAACCCGTATTTCTGTCGGTAAAACTTATCCATGTAGCTCTTTAATTTTGAGATCTAAATCCTCCTAGTTTAAAATCACAAAGGAAAAATTCTTCTTAACAGGCCTTTCATCAACTGAAATAATAATTGATAATGAAAAACTATTGACAAAGATATGTTCTCTTGCATATAACTTGAAAATGAAAGTTTGGGATTGGAGTGGTTTCTATTCCACGAGCAAGGCCATAAAGAAGTGAAGTCTCCTGCATACTATCTAACTACTCCGATTGTAGTACTCTTTTGGGTGGTGCGTCTTTTTTTCCCATCAATTCCACTATTCCAGCATGACGAGCACCGGTGCTGGAGAGCTCTTGCAAGCCGAGGCAGAGCTCTGGTGCCATGCTTTCGGCTACCTCAAATCCATGGCGCTGCAGTGCGCGATCAAGCTTGGGATCCCCAACGCCATCCACCGCTGCGGCGGCGCTGCGTCGCTGCCCGAGCTGCACGCCGCCCTCCCCGTCGCCGCAAGCAAACGGCCATGCCTGTCTCGCATCATGACGTTCCTGGCCGCATCGGGGATCTTCGGAGTGGAGACGCCGGAAGACGGCGAGGTCACCGGCGTGCGCTACCACCTCACCGCAGCATCTCGCCTCCTCGTCGAGGACGAGAGCGGCAGTGGTGGCCACGCATGCCTGTCGCAGCTCGTCCTCCTGATCATGACACCGATCCATTTCAGGGCATCCCAAAGCTTGGCTGACTGGCTCAAGGACGAGGacgacgccgcggcggcggagacgcCGTTCATGGCGGCGCACGGAGCGAGTTTCTATGGTTTCGCAAGCCGCGACGCGGAGTTCGGCGCGTGCTTCAACGAGGCAATGGGTTCCGACAGCCGCTTCGTGGCGGAGACCATGGTCCGCGAGTGCGGCCCGGTGTTCGCGGGGTTGACGTCCCTGGTGGACGCCGGAGGCGgcgacgggacgacggcgagggccATCACCAGGGCATTCCCTCACGTGAGGTGCTCGGTGCTGGAGCTGCCCCATGTGGTGGACGCCGCGCCGGCTGATGGCACCGTTGAGTTCATTGTAGGTGACATGTTGGAGTTCATTCCTCCAGCTGATGCTGTGTTACTCAAGGTATGATCGCTAAACAATGCAAGATTAATTGATATCTAGCACTTCTACAGAAACGGTTCGTAAGGGTACAAATCGGCTTTAGTTCCGGTTTTTCGACCGGTATTGAACTGAGACTAAAAGAGGCTAAGATTCTGTAGTACCAGCGGTTGCTAAGATCAGCCGGTAGAGAGATTACCATGCTGACACAAACTGGCTAGCCATGTTGACGCAAGTTAGCCCCTTCAGCAGGTTGGTTTTTGTAACCGGTAGTAAAGGATTTTCTTTTTTCGCAaattcaatttatttcatttatttattttatctaTTTTTTTACAATTGTTACACGTACCCAAACTATACTGTACTGTACATTCATTAGACGCGATCGAGTTGAaataat is part of the Panicum hallii strain FIL2 chromosome 2, PHallii_v3.1, whole genome shotgun sequence genome and encodes:
- the LOC112882301 gene encoding trans-resveratrol di-O-methyltransferase-like; protein product: MTSTGAGELLQAEAELWCHAFGYLKSMALQCAIKLGIPNAIHRCGGAASLPELHAALPVAASKRPCLSRIMTFLAASGIFGVETPEDGEVTGVRYHLTAASRLLVEDESGSGGHACLSQLVLLIMTPIHFRASQSLADWLKDEDDAAAAETPFMAAHGASFYGFASRDAEFGACFNEAMGSDSRFVAETMVRECGPVFAGLTSLVDAGGGDGTTARAITRAFPHVRCSVLELPHVVDAAPADGTVEFIVGDMLEFIPPADAVLLKFVLHNWSDEDCVRILKQTKEAISTREPKGKVIIIDVVLGSSSCKQIREAQLSLDLCMMMLFPGKQRGEQVWHKMFLEAGFTRYKISPVLGSRSLIEVFP